A genomic region of Bosea sp. 124 contains the following coding sequences:
- the nusB gene encoding transcription antitermination factor NusB has protein sequence MSRAELRRGARLSVVQALYEMEIGGRGVVEAMAEFEAFWIGKEVEDIELPKAEIAFFRDLLGGVVREQRLVDRAVDDLLAEGWPLKRVEAVVRAIFRAGAYELGFRKDVPARAVISEYVAVARAFYEGEEIGMVNAVLDKLARDFRSDEFDAPAA, from the coding sequence GTGAGCCGGGCCGAATTGCGGCGCGGCGCGCGCCTGTCGGTCGTGCAGGCGCTTTACGAGATGGAGATTGGCGGACGCGGCGTGGTCGAGGCCATGGCCGAGTTCGAGGCCTTCTGGATCGGCAAGGAGGTCGAGGACATCGAGCTTCCCAAGGCCGAGATCGCCTTCTTTCGGGATCTGCTCGGCGGCGTCGTGCGCGAGCAGCGCCTGGTCGACCGCGCGGTCGACGATCTGCTGGCCGAGGGTTGGCCGCTGAAGCGGGTCGAGGCCGTGGTCCGCGCCATCTTCCGCGCCGGCGCCTATGAGCTGGGCTTCCGCAAGGATGTGCCGGCCCGCGCCGTGATCTCCGAATATGTCGCGGTCGCGCGCGCCTTCTACGAGGGCGAGGAGATCGGCATGGTCAATGCCGTTCTCGACAAGCTCGCCCGCGATTTCCGCTCCGACGAGTTCGACGCCCCGGCGGCGTGA